A part of Thermodesulfovibrionales bacterium genomic DNA contains:
- a CDS encoding roadblock/LC7 domain-containing protein, which yields MESNLIMYEDEFRRIDDELKRLYHQANAKVLFLIDKNGQLIASAGDTHDIDTTALASLTAGNIAATGGMARLLGEKEFSVLFHEGDKDNIHISLVGHRVILVVIFDQRSSLGLVRLRVRKSTETLAKIFDEITQKADKDRSEGRLDESPFAEISDEDIDNLFR from the coding sequence ATGGAATCCAATCTCATCATGTATGAAGATGAGTTCAGACGCATCGATGACGAACTCAAGAGACTATATCATCAGGCCAATGCGAAGGTCCTTTTCCTTATCGACAAGAACGGTCAGCTCATCGCCTCCGCGGGTGATACGCACGATATAGACACGACAGCCCTCGCGTCTCTGACAGCGGGAAATATTGCCGCAACAGGCGGCATGGCTCGTCTCCTGGGGGAGAAGGAATTCAGCGTCCTTTTTCACGAAGGGGATAAAGACAATATCCATATCTCCCTCGTCGGCCATAGGGTCATCCTCGTCGTAATCTTTGACCAGAGATCCTCTCTCGGTCTCGTGAGGCTGAGGGTCAGGAAATCCACGGAAACGCTCGCAAAGATCTTTGACGAAATAACCCAAAAGGCCGACAAGGACAGAAGCGAGGGGAGACTGGACGAGTCCCCCTTCGCCGAAATCAGCGATGAGGACATCGATAATCTTTTCAGGTAG
- a CDS encoding GTPase domain-containing protein, with protein MSFINYSSREINCKIVYYGPGLCGKTTNLQFVYKRTKPDQKGKLISLATETERTLFFDFLPLALGDIKGFRVRFHLYTVPGQVFYAASRKLILKGVDGVVFVADSQIERMEANIESLEDLKINLAEQGYELEKLPYTIQYNKRDLPYVAPAKEMDSLLNPTRVPSFEGVAVTGVGVFETLKSVAKQVLFELKKHY; from the coding sequence GTGTCTTTTATAAATTATTCCTCTCGTGAGATAAACTGCAAGATTGTCTACTATGGTCCCGGACTCTGCGGAAAGACCACAAACCTCCAGTTCGTCTATAAACGGACAAAGCCCGATCAAAAGGGCAAACTCATATCACTCGCCACAGAGACGGAGCGGACCCTCTTTTTTGATTTTCTTCCCCTTGCCCTGGGAGATATCAAGGGATTCAGGGTAAGGTTCCATCTCTACACCGTGCCAGGTCAGGTCTTCTATGCTGCGAGCAGAAAGCTCATCCTCAAGGGTGTGGACGGTGTCGTCTTTGTCGCCGACTCCCAGATCGAGAGGATGGAGGCGAATATCGAAAGCCTCGAAGACCTTAAGATAAATCTTGCCGAACAGGGCTATGAACTCGAAAAACTGCCTTACACGATCCAGTACAACAAGCGGGACCTGCCCTATGTGGCGCCGGCCAAGGAGATGGATTCCCTTCTGAACCCGACCCGAGTGCCGTCCTTCGAAGGAGTTGCAGTAACAGGTGTCGGGGTCTTCGAGACGCTGAAGAGCGTCGCGAAACAGGTCCTCTTTGAATTAAAGAAGCACTATTGA
- a CDS encoding carboxymuconolactone decarboxylase family protein, with product MAKYPRNYLMIQKRFSALMKAHEEAGRLAKESGPIDAKTANLIQLAASVAQRSEGGVHSHARRALKEGATKEEIYQTIALLISTIGFPTAAAAFSWVRDIVEKKK from the coding sequence ATGGCAAAGTATCCCAGGAATTACCTGATGATCCAGAAAAGGTTCTCAGCCCTCATGAAGGCCCATGAGGAGGCCGGCAGACTGGCCAAAGAGTCAGGACCCATCGATGCCAAGACAGCCAACCTCATCCAGCTCGCTGCCAGCGTTGCACAGAGGTCCGAAGGTGGTGTCCATTCCCACGCACGGAGGGCCTTGAAAGAAGGGGCAACGAAGGAAGAGATTTACCAGACCATCGCCCTCCTCATAAGCACGATCGGGTTTCCGACTGCTGCTGCAGCATTCTCCTGGGTAAGGGACATCGTCGAAAAGAAGAAGTAA
- a CDS encoding disulfide isomerase DsbC N-terminal domain-containing protein codes for MQKFFLAVMVTFLLLPFSNSYGFSEKGQDCSKCHTLSKDEALSLLKELDPNLKVLEVRTLPVQSLWEVSLEGPRGKGVVYLDFSKKYLISGQIIALKEKRNLTQERSEELNRIVLTKDDVSKIPVDDALVMGDKDAKHKVIVFDDPE; via the coding sequence ATGCAAAAATTCTTTCTTGCGGTCATGGTCACCTTCTTGCTCTTGCCATTCTCCAATTCCTATGGCTTCAGCGAGAAAGGCCAGGACTGTTCAAAGTGCCACACCCTGAGCAAAGACGAGGCATTATCATTGTTGAAGGAGTTGGACCCAAACCTGAAGGTCCTTGAAGTAAGGACCCTTCCTGTTCAGAGCCTTTGGGAAGTGTCACTTGAAGGTCCGAGAGGGAAAGGTGTCGTATATCTTGATTTTTCAAAAAAGTACCTTATATCAGGCCAGATTATCGCTCTCAAGGAGAAAAGAAACCTTACCCAGGAAAGGTCAGAGGAACTTAACAGGATAGTCCTGACCAAGGATGACGTATCGAAAATCCCTGTGGATGATGCCCTCGTGATGGGCGACAAGGATGCAAAACATAAAGTCATCGTCTTTGACGACCCTGAGTGA
- the rsmI gene encoding 16S rRNA (cytidine(1402)-2'-O)-methyltransferase: MAGSLYIVSTPIGNLEDITLRALRVLKEVDVIAAEDTRHSLKLLNHYGITKPLISYWGEKEKVRAEEVLGKLHAGLSVALVSDAGTPGISDPGSVLIGKAVEEGIDVVSIPGPSALIAAISVAGIPLKEFTFLGFLPPRRSQRQKALAELSKERRVLVFYEAPHRIFETLEDMTEIFGERKAAVVKEITKMHEEVLRGSIAEILDLLAGSTVAGEYVILVEGKRGEALSFDEALDEVKMLMKKGVGRKEAVKTVAQQYGLSKNELYGRSLGG; encoded by the coding sequence ATGGCAGGCTCCCTTTACATCGTTTCAACACCCATAGGGAATCTTGAGGACATAACCCTCAGGGCCTTGCGGGTGCTGAAGGAGGTTGATGTCATCGCTGCCGAAGACACGCGACATTCCTTAAAGCTTCTGAATCACTATGGCATCACAAAACCCCTCATAAGCTACTGGGGCGAGAAAGAGAAAGTCAGGGCCGAAGAGGTACTCGGCAAGCTCCATGCAGGACTCTCTGTTGCATTGGTCTCCGATGCTGGAACGCCGGGAATATCAGACCCGGGTAGTGTCCTTATCGGAAAGGCGGTGGAGGAAGGCATTGACGTCGTATCAATTCCCGGTCCTTCGGCCCTCATCGCCGCGATCTCGGTAGCAGGGATTCCGCTCAAGGAATTCACCTTCCTGGGGTTCCTGCCTCCCAGGAGAAGCCAGAGGCAGAAGGCACTCGCCGAACTGAGCAAGGAGAGGAGAGTCCTCGTTTTCTATGAGGCGCCGCACAGGATCTTCGAGACCCTCGAGGACATGACCGAGATATTCGGCGAAAGAAAAGCGGCAGTCGTAAAAGAGATAACAAAGATGCATGAGGAGGTGCTGAGAGGGAGCATTGCCGAGATCCTCGATCTCCTTGCCGGCAGTACCGTCGCAGGCGAGTACGTCATTCTCGTTGAAGGGAAGAGAGGTGAGGCCCTGTCTTTTGATGAGGCATTGGATGAGGTGAAGATGCTTATGAAGAAGGGCGTGGGAAGAAAAGAGGCGGTGAAGACGGTCGCACAGCAATACGGATTGAGCAAGAACGAACTCTATGGCAGGAGTCTTGGAGGATGA
- a CDS encoding ferritin family protein has product MERFSIREVIDQAVQTEKLGYQFYTVTAEKFKDSKGLRDLFTQLAQKELLHEKRFRELFDITEDDKPENWEDAEQYLRAIVESEFFLGKNKSLPSLEGVKTVEDAVNFAIGFEKETLLYFYGIREAVKEHEIVEEIINEERSHIMWLNKFKSSFTK; this is encoded by the coding sequence ATGGAACGGTTTTCGATTCGTGAAGTCATTGATCAGGCGGTGCAGACAGAAAAGTTGGGGTATCAGTTTTATACGGTAACAGCGGAAAAATTCAAGGACAGCAAAGGTCTCAGGGATCTTTTTACACAGCTTGCCCAAAAAGAGCTTCTCCATGAAAAGAGATTCAGGGAACTCTTTGACATCACGGAGGATGATAAGCCGGAGAACTGGGAAGATGCAGAGCAGTACCTCAGGGCTATCGTTGAGTCGGAGTTTTTCCTCGGGAAGAACAAATCCCTTCCTTCCCTGGAAGGGGTAAAGACCGTGGAAGATGCCGTCAATTTCGCCATCGGTTTCGAGAAGGAGACCCTCCTCTACTTCTACGGTATTCGGGAGGCCGTGAAGGAGCACGAGATTGTTGAGGAGATAATCAATGAAGAAAGAAGCCATATCATGTGGCTGAACAAGTTCAAGAGCAGTTTCACGAAGTAG
- a CDS encoding NAD+ synthase, protein MKTVRLALVQINSTVGDLEGNTEKIIDAIRTAGGHSPDIIAFPELAVTGYPPEDLLLKPQFIKDNLEALQKIKEEVWDTTVVIGFVDRKDDIYNAAAIIHNRAITDIYHKVYLPNYGVFDEFRYFQAGARFPVYLLGDVRFGVNICEDIWYPEGPARSQSLAGAEFIININASPYHMGKSAFRERMLSTRASDNSVIIAYLNAVGGQDELVFDGQSLVLDERGEVVCGGKQFEEDLIVVDLDLDSVFMQRLHDPRRRHEIVSSEGPAVERVVISREKQLKKRTPYTRSTIPSLDPIEEVYKALVLGTSDYVSKNRFQAVVIGLSGGVDSSVVAAIAVDALGKGNVVGLFMPSPFTSRESREDAFRLAENLGIRIFEIPITDIYNGYLKTLEGSFQGLRQDTTEENLQARIRGNILMAFSNKFNWLVLTTGNKSEMSVGYATLYGDMAGGFAVIKDVPKTMVYELSRWRNAQEGRDLIPQRVMEKEPSAELKADQRDTDTLPPYGILDPILRAYVEDDRSFEEMLPLECEVECVEKVIKMIDRSEYKRRQSPPGIKITQRAFGRDRRFPITNRYRSY, encoded by the coding sequence ATGAAGACGGTGAGACTTGCCCTCGTCCAGATTAACTCTACGGTCGGGGATTTGGAGGGCAATACCGAAAAGATCATAGACGCCATCAGAACGGCAGGTGGGCATTCCCCTGACATCATTGCCTTCCCCGAACTCGCTGTCACAGGGTATCCTCCGGAAGACCTCCTGCTCAAACCGCAGTTCATAAAGGACAACCTCGAGGCCCTGCAGAAGATCAAGGAAGAAGTATGGGACACGACCGTGGTCATCGGCTTTGTAGACAGAAAGGACGATATTTACAACGCTGCCGCAATCATTCATAACAGGGCCATCACCGATATTTATCACAAGGTCTACCTTCCCAATTATGGGGTCTTCGATGAATTCCGCTATTTTCAGGCCGGCGCAAGATTCCCGGTATACCTCCTCGGCGACGTAAGATTCGGCGTAAATATCTGCGAGGACATCTGGTATCCTGAAGGTCCTGCGCGTTCCCAGTCACTTGCGGGGGCCGAGTTTATTATCAATATCAATGCCTCGCCCTACCATATGGGCAAGTCAGCCTTCAGAGAAAGGATGCTCTCCACGAGGGCTTCGGACAACTCCGTCATCATCGCCTATCTGAACGCCGTTGGCGGACAGGACGAACTGGTCTTTGACGGACAGAGCCTTGTCCTGGATGAACGCGGCGAAGTTGTCTGCGGGGGGAAGCAGTTTGAGGAAGACCTCATTGTTGTCGATCTGGACCTCGATTCCGTCTTCATGCAGAGACTCCATGACCCCAGGAGAAGGCATGAGATTGTGAGTTCCGAAGGACCGGCGGTCGAGAGGGTTGTCATATCGAGGGAGAAGCAACTGAAGAAGAGGACACCGTATACCAGGAGTACCATACCAAGCCTGGATCCGATCGAAGAGGTCTATAAGGCCCTCGTCCTCGGAACCTCGGACTATGTCAGCAAGAACAGGTTTCAAGCGGTCGTCATCGGGTTAAGCGGCGGCGTTGACTCGAGCGTCGTCGCAGCAATCGCGGTGGATGCGTTGGGAAAGGGGAATGTCGTGGGCCTCTTCATGCCCTCTCCCTTCACGTCTCGGGAGAGCAGAGAAGATGCATTCAGGCTCGCCGAGAACCTCGGGATAAGGATTTTCGAAATCCCGATCACCGATATCTATAACGGCTATCTGAAGACCCTCGAAGGAAGTTTCCAGGGCCTCAGGCAGGACACAACCGAAGAGAATCTCCAGGCAAGGATACGGGGCAACATCCTTATGGCCTTCTCAAATAAATTCAACTGGCTTGTTCTGACGACGGGGAACAAGTCGGAAATGAGCGTCGGCTACGCGACCCTTTACGGTGATATGGCGGGGGGATTCGCTGTCATTAAGGATGTCCCCAAGACCATGGTCTATGAGCTGAGCAGGTGGAGAAATGCACAAGAGGGAAGGGACCTCATACCGCAACGGGTCATGGAGAAAGAACCTTCTGCTGAGCTCAAGGCCGATCAGAGGGACACCGACACCCTTCCTCCTTACGGAATCCTCGATCCGATCCTGAGGGCCTACGTCGAGGATGACAGGAGCTTCGAGGAGATGCTGCCGCTGGAATGCGAAGTTGAATGTGTGGAGAAGGTGATCAAGATGATCGACAGAAGCGAGTATAAAAGGAGGCAATCCCCTCCGGGCATCAAGATAACGCAGCGGGCCTTCGGCCGTGACAGGCGGTTCCCCATCACGAACAGGTACAGGAGTTACTGA
- a CDS encoding thioredoxin domain-containing protein, whose amino-acid sequence MTERPVFLRCKACNTVNRLPADKLADRPRCGKCRAYLQFPRTPVEVTASNFEEEVLRWPGIVLLEFWAEQCSICRAIMPFIRELAGRKAGILKVALVNVEREGFLANRFEIRSTPVFIVYQNGVKINELHGALPRQEMEAWIQSALGI is encoded by the coding sequence GTGACGGAAAGACCGGTATTTCTGCGATGCAAGGCGTGTAATACGGTAAACCGTCTGCCTGCTGATAAATTGGCCGACCGTCCGCGTTGCGGCAAATGCAGGGCCTATCTCCAGTTCCCGAGGACGCCTGTAGAAGTGACTGCGTCAAATTTTGAAGAAGAGGTCCTTAGATGGCCCGGGATCGTGCTCCTAGAATTCTGGGCGGAGCAGTGCAGTATATGCAGGGCGATCATGCCCTTTATCCGGGAGCTGGCAGGCCGTAAGGCGGGGATCCTGAAGGTCGCATTGGTCAACGTCGAGAGAGAGGGGTTCCTTGCGAACCGCTTTGAGATCAGATCGACACCGGTTTTTATAGTTTATCAAAACGGAGTGAAGATCAACGAGCTTCACGGGGCCCTGCCGAGGCAGGAGATGGAGGCATGGATCCAGTCTGCCCTAGGGATTTGA
- a CDS encoding DUF1189 domain-containing protein, translated as MKRYTTIHPLFMSFYSRSLYQDVAMNWKKTSFLYLFLLLAVCSIPGMFKIQSQVSDYLKREAPGIIRQVPVIAITKGKVSIDEPMPYVIKDPETNAPLIIIDTTGQVTSLSGSEAMVLMTSTKLIIRKGPAETRTLDLSEIDNLRIDQAKIYDWVDLFTENFAFVLYPFALLFSFLFRILQALIFGVMGMVFAKNLRVPLSYPAVISLAMVSMTPAIILDTFYNYVEVKVPLWWLISFAITMGYLFFAVKANAEH; from the coding sequence ATGAAGCGATACACGACCATACATCCGCTCTTTATGTCCTTCTATTCAAGGTCCCTCTATCAGGACGTGGCGATGAACTGGAAGAAGACCTCTTTCCTCTACCTCTTCCTCCTCCTGGCCGTCTGTTCAATACCGGGGATGTTTAAGATTCAATCCCAGGTCTCAGATTATCTTAAACGGGAGGCCCCCGGGATCATCCGGCAGGTCCCTGTCATTGCGATTACCAAGGGCAAGGTCTCCATTGATGAGCCCATGCCATACGTCATAAAGGACCCTGAAACCAATGCCCCCCTCATCATCATTGATACGACCGGACAGGTCACTTCTTTGAGCGGTTCTGAGGCCATGGTGCTCATGACGTCCACAAAGCTGATCATCAGAAAGGGCCCTGCCGAGACAAGGACGCTGGACCTCTCGGAAATCGATAATCTTCGCATCGACCAGGCAAAGATCTATGACTGGGTAGATCTCTTTACCGAGAATTTTGCTTTCGTGCTCTACCCCTTTGCCCTTCTCTTCTCTTTTCTCTTCAGGATCCTCCAGGCCCTTATCTTTGGGGTGATGGGAATGGTCTTTGCGAAGAATCTGAGGGTGCCTCTGTCTTATCCTGCCGTGATCAGCCTCGCCATGGTATCAATGACGCCGGCGATCATCCTCGATACCTTTTACAATTATGTTGAGGTGAAGGTACCTCTGTGGTGGCTCATCAGCTTCGCCATTACGATGGGGTATCTCTTCTTTGCTGTTAAAGCAAATGCCGAGCATTAG
- a CDS encoding cation:proton antiporter has protein sequence MDIDRILLAVAVMIAATIVASSVAKKLSLGPTVALLVVGMALGPYSPRPLLTGHIDELRTAGEIGVILLLFLVGLDTQPKRLSSMRRLFFGLGTAQYFLTTAAIAWLLLVLAPIHWQAALIIALGLAMSSDAVAVSSLEEHAESASPVGRAVMAVEIYQDFLTIPVLAVIPLLAARSLPSGLAPTALKTLEVCAALTAVYLFARYALPKVLAFAARKQGIEVFNGTVVAAVFTAAWIMDTVGLSSALGAFMVGMILSASVFAPQIKASVSPLKGLLLGVFFMAIGMSIDLKEVVALGGPLLYYLLMFLLTKIAIVVVLCLGFRLGFRTSLLAGLLLAPFDEIAYIIFSSAHSSGLLTDRVYAMGLIMISLSFVVSPVLINLGYKLAERFPAEPKPGQPLKAPSESTHDHVVVVGYSYVGRVICMMLERASIPYVAFELKHDRLAEAKKERHKVYYGDVTDPATMDALAIARARAVIVTTRDYSAVKLITGTLRQFYPSVKVMTAVTYLFQREELRKMGATQVVALTPEGTLSFGKSVLGELGVGPDDTETIISSLRADDYGRMRGVGGIIPEAREAAGEKG, from the coding sequence ATGGACATCGACCGAATACTGTTGGCTGTTGCGGTGATGATCGCAGCGACCATTGTCGCAAGCAGCGTAGCGAAGAAACTGAGCCTGGGCCCCACCGTAGCGCTGCTCGTCGTCGGTATGGCGCTCGGTCCCTATTCTCCGAGGCCGCTTTTAACCGGTCACATCGATGAGCTGCGGACTGCGGGCGAGATCGGTGTGATTTTGCTGCTGTTCCTCGTGGGGCTCGACACACAACCGAAGCGGCTGTCATCAATGCGCCGTCTTTTCTTCGGTTTGGGCACGGCGCAGTATTTCCTCACGACCGCCGCCATCGCCTGGCTGCTGCTTGTACTCGCCCCTATCCACTGGCAAGCAGCGCTCATTATCGCCCTGGGTCTTGCGATGAGCTCGGACGCCGTCGCCGTCTCGAGCCTGGAGGAGCATGCCGAAAGTGCGAGCCCGGTCGGCCGGGCGGTCATGGCCGTGGAGATTTATCAGGACTTCTTAACCATACCGGTGCTGGCGGTGATCCCGCTCCTCGCCGCTCGCTCTCTGCCCAGCGGCCTGGCGCCAACGGCCCTCAAGACGCTGGAGGTATGCGCTGCGCTTACTGCCGTCTACCTCTTCGCCCGTTACGCTCTGCCGAAGGTCCTGGCCTTTGCAGCGCGGAAACAGGGCATAGAAGTGTTCAATGGGACCGTCGTCGCCGCCGTCTTCACGGCTGCCTGGATCATGGACACGGTCGGCCTGTCGAGCGCGTTGGGCGCCTTCATGGTGGGGATGATCCTTTCCGCCTCCGTGTTCGCCCCTCAGATAAAGGCTTCGGTCTCGCCGCTAAAAGGACTGCTGCTCGGAGTGTTCTTCATGGCCATAGGTATGTCGATCGATCTCAAGGAAGTCGTCGCGCTTGGCGGCCCACTACTGTATTACCTGCTGATGTTTCTCCTGACAAAGATCGCTATTGTCGTTGTCCTGTGCCTGGGTTTTCGCCTGGGGTTTCGCACATCCCTTCTGGCCGGCCTCCTGCTGGCGCCTTTTGACGAGATCGCCTACATCATTTTTTCGAGTGCCCATAGCAGCGGCCTGTTGACAGATCGGGTCTATGCGATGGGCCTCATAATGATCTCATTGTCGTTTGTTGTGTCGCCCGTACTGATTAATCTCGGGTACAAACTGGCCGAACGCTTTCCTGCAGAGCCAAAACCCGGCCAGCCTCTCAAGGCGCCGAGCGAGTCGACGCACGATCATGTCGTTGTGGTCGGGTACAGTTACGTCGGCCGGGTGATCTGCATGATGCTTGAGCGGGCGAGCATTCCCTATGTGGCTTTCGAGCTCAAGCACGATCGTCTCGCCGAGGCAAAGAAAGAGAGGCACAAGGTGTACTACGGAGATGTCACCGACCCGGCCACGATGGATGCCCTGGCGATCGCGCGCGCCCGCGCCGTGATCGTGACGACGAGAGATTATTCCGCGGTCAAGCTGATCACCGGCACTCTGCGCCAGTTCTATCCGAGCGTCAAGGTCATGACAGCCGTGACCTATCTGTTTCAGCGAGAGGAGTTGAGGAAAATGGGAGCGACGCAGGTGGTCGCCCTCACGCCCGAAGGCACGTTGAGCTTCGGGAAGTCGGTCCTGGGTGAGCTTGGCGTCGGACCGGATGATACCGAAACGATCATCAGCTCGCTGAGAGCCGATGATTATGGGAGAATGCGCGGCGTTGGCGGCATCATTCCCGAGGCCAGGGAGGCCGCGGGTGAGAAAGGATGA
- a CDS encoding DUF2721 domain-containing protein, which yields MNPEPHLSLIAKTIQLSVAPVFLLTGIGTVLAVLTGRLNRIVDRARILEERLTSVPKNIEAEIRSELSVLSRRAKFVNHALTLGTVGGLLICWVIASMFAGVFLSIDLAADVVAFLFVAAMLAFIGALLAFLGEIFIAVKNLRIGMKQTP from the coding sequence ATGAACCCCGAGCCCCATCTTAGCCTTATCGCCAAAACAATCCAGCTCTCGGTCGCGCCTGTCTTCCTGCTTACGGGAATCGGGACGGTGCTTGCCGTCCTTACCGGTCGATTAAACCGCATCGTTGACCGGGCGCGCATTCTTGAAGAACGTCTCACATCAGTGCCTAAGAATATAGAGGCCGAAATCCGTTCGGAACTATCTGTGCTCTCCCGCCGTGCCAAATTTGTCAACCATGCACTCACTCTGGGTACTGTAGGCGGACTCTTGATATGCTGGGTGATCGCTTCCATGTTTGCGGGGGTATTTCTCTCGATCGATCTCGCCGCCGACGTGGTCGCGTTTCTCTTTGTGGCCGCCATGTTGGCTTTCATAGGAGCGCTATTGGCATTTCTGGGAGAGATATTTATCGCTGTCAAGAACCTCCGGATCGGGATGAAGCAGACACCTTAG
- a CDS encoding mechanosensitive ion channel family protein produces MGSGTPMTSDPLTVTSQIIIPFAVIVGGIVLGIVLEILVVGELRKKVARSEDKASKVALMAFRYMMILSCSILGVYGSIHLFPMNATLFNLLKKILHVLMIVTGTIIASRSAAAFINIYIEKTKVAVAGFTIFINIIRLLVYLIGFMTILDSIGVSIAPILTAMGVGGLAVALGLQSTLANLFSGLHIIASGKLRVGDYIKVSTGEEGYVSDMTWRETEIRTSLDNIIVIPNSKLASASVTNYTLPHKESFMIVQVGVSYDSDLKKVEAITVAVAKEVMREVPGGVPESEPLIQYSRFSDSRIEFSLQLRVRDYDSQSRIQHELIMRLHKKYEQEGIVIPYPIRTVFMKELQA; encoded by the coding sequence GTGGGTTCAGGAACTCCCATGACAAGTGATCCCCTGACAGTAACATCTCAGATAATCATTCCCTTCGCCGTCATAGTCGGTGGAATCGTCCTCGGCATTGTTCTCGAGATATTGGTAGTAGGGGAGCTCAGAAAAAAAGTCGCAAGAAGTGAAGACAAGGCCAGCAAAGTTGCTCTCATGGCGTTTCGATACATGATGATTCTCTCATGCTCTATTCTCGGTGTTTATGGATCGATACATCTCTTCCCCATGAACGCGACTCTTTTCAATCTTTTGAAAAAAATCCTTCATGTGCTGATGATAGTGACTGGAACCATCATTGCGTCAAGGTCTGCGGCTGCTTTCATCAACATATACATAGAAAAAACAAAGGTAGCTGTTGCCGGATTTACTATTTTTATCAACATCATAAGACTATTGGTTTACCTGATTGGCTTCATGACGATACTCGATTCTATCGGGGTATCTATCGCGCCGATACTCACCGCAATGGGCGTGGGAGGGCTGGCAGTAGCCCTGGGCCTTCAGAGCACGCTTGCCAATCTTTTTTCAGGTCTTCATATTATCGCCTCAGGCAAGCTCAGAGTCGGCGATTATATCAAAGTGAGCACCGGCGAGGAAGGATATGTCAGCGATATGACTTGGAGGGAAACGGAAATCAGAACGTCTTTGGATAATATTATCGTCATCCCGAATTCCAAGCTCGCCTCTGCGAGCGTCACGAACTATACTCTTCCTCACAAAGAAAGTTTTATGATCGTTCAAGTTGGTGTCAGTTATGACAGTGATTTGAAGAAAGTGGAAGCAATAACCGTTGCAGTTGCAAAAGAGGTAATGCGCGAGGTGCCCGGCGGTGTCCCGGAATCTGAACCCTTGATACAGTACAGCAGATTTTCTGACTCACGCATTGAGTTTTCACTGCAGCTGCGCGTCAGAGATTATGACAGTCAGTCCCGCATTCAGCATGAATTGATCATGCGGCTTCACAAAAAGTACGAGCAGGAAGGAATAGTCATTCCGTATCCTATCAGGACAGTGTTCATGAAGGAATTGCAGGCATAG